One Streptomyces sp. CG4 genomic window, GCGGCGGCCCGGCGGCGGCCCGCGCGGCCGTACGGGCGTCCAACGGTCCGGGGGCGGGTGCGCCGGGGGTTGGTTCTCCGGGTGTAGGCGGTCCAGGCGTAGGTGGTCCTGGTGCCGGTGGTCCCGGTGCAGGTGGTCCTGCTGCGGGCGGCCCCGGTGTCGGTGGTCCCGGTTCCGTCGGTGGTCCAGCTCCGGCTGCTCCCGCGCCCCCGGCCCCTGTGGCCCCCGCAGCTCCTACGGCCCCCACGGCTCCGTCGGCGCCCGCACCGGCCCCGGAATCCGCACCGGCAGCGGCATCGGCCACCCCGGCGACCCCCGCTGCCCAGCCCCCGACGCCGCCCGCCGCGCCCCCCTCCGCCCCGCCCTCCGGCGCACCCGGTGCCTGGCCCACCGCCGCTGCCGCCGGAAGCGGTCGACGTCCTGGCGGCTGGCCCACGGCCGCCGCTCCGGCGGGCGGACAGCAGAGCCAGGCTCCCGCCCAGCCGCAGCACCAGGCGGCGGGCCCCACGCCGACGGCTCCCGCGGACCCTGCCCCTGCCCCTGCCCCGGCAGCGGCTGCGGCGACCGGTGGCCTCGACCCCCGCATGCTCTGGCCGAACATCCTGGAGGCCGTCAAGAACCGCCGCCGCTTCACCTGGATCCTGCTCAGCCAGAACGCGCAGGTGACCGGCTTCGACGGCACCACTCTCCAGCTCGGCTTCGTGAACGCCGGTGCCCGTGACAACTTCGCCGGCAGCGGCAGCGAGGACGTGCTGCGGGCGGCGCTGGCCGAGCAGTTCAACGTCCAGTGGAAGATCGAAGCGGTCGTCGACCCGTCCGGCGGCGGATCCGCACCCCCGTCCAGCGGTGGTGGCTCGGGCTTCGGCGGCGGGGGCGGGTACGGCAGCACACCCGCCGGAGGCGGTTACGGCGGCGCACCCGCCGCGGGTGGCGGTGGCTACGGCGCCCCGGCAGCCCCCCGTCCCGCGGCTCCCCAGCCGGCCGCCCCGCAACCCTCCGCGTCCCCGCAGCCCAGCCCCGCGGCGGCTCCGTCGGCACCCACCCCGCCCGCTCCCCGGCCCACGACCGCCCCCGAGGACGACATCCCCGAGGACGACGACCCGGACCTGGACGAGTCGGCCCTCTCCGGCACCCAACTGATCGTGCGGGAGCTGGGCGCCACGGTGATGGAGGAGTTCTCGAACGAGTAGTCCCGGTGAGCCAGGGCGACGCCCCGGCTCACCGGGACGGGGCGAGCAGCTGCCGAGACGGGAGCGAGTTGCCCCGGAGCCGGAGCGAGGAGCCGCGCCCGAGTCGGGAACGGGTGGCCGACCGAGCCGACCCGGCACGGGTGGCCGACCGAGCCGAGTTTCCCTGTGCGGTTCGGCACCGCACCGCACACACCAGCCCCGAAGGGCACGCTCCCAGCCAGCGGAGCCGACTCTCCCCGCGCGGGCCCACACCGTCCCCACCCCCACTCCACCTCCACCCCCCACTCCGCCCCTCACCCCACCCCCCAACGGCACCCTCCCAGCCGACCGAGTCGGGTGGGCGGGTGGGCGAGAGCGGGGACTGCGGCGCGGAGCCCCCAGGGGCGGTCACATCGGCATCGCGACCCCTTGGAGGAAAGCCCGATAAACCCGGCTCCCAAGCTTCGGCAACCTTGCCATTAGGCTGGCCCCCGTGAAGGTCCTCGTCATCGGCGGCGGCGCCCGCGAACACGCCCTGTGCCGCTCCCTGTCCCTCGACCCCGACGTCACCGCGCTGCACTGCGCCCCCGGCAACGCCGGCATCGCCGAGGTGGCCGAGCTGCACCCGGTCGACGCGCTCGACGGCAAGGCGGTGGCCGGGCTGGCCGCAGGCCTGGGCGCCGATCTGGTCGTCGTAGGCCCGGAGGCGCCGCTGGTCGCCGGGGTGGCCGACGCCGTCCGCGCGGTGGGCATCCCGGTGTTCGGCCCCTCGCGGGAGGCCGCGCAGCTGGAGGGCTCCAAGGCCTTCGCCAAGGACGTCATGGCGGCGGCCGGGGTGCCGACCGCCCGCTCCTACGTGTGCACGACGGCCGAGGAGGTCGCCGAGGCCCTCGACGCGTTCGGCGCGCCCTTCGTGGTCAAGGACGACGGCCTCGCCGCCGGCAAGGGTGTCGTCGTCACCGATGACCTGGATGCCGCTCAGGCGCACGCCGCCGGCTGCGACCGGGTCGTCATCGAGGAGTTCCTCGACGGCCCCGAGGTGTCCCTCTTCGCGATCACCGACGGGGAGACGGTCGTACCGCTCCAGCCCGCCCAGGACTTCAAGCGCGCCCTGGACGGCGACGCGGGCCCGAACACCGGCGGCATGGGTGCCTACTCGCCGTTGCCGTGGGCCGAGCCGAAGCTGGTCGAGGAGGTGCTGGAGACGGTCCTGCAGCCGACCGTGGACGAGCTGCACCGGCGCGGCACCCCGTTCTCCGGTCTGCTCTACGCCGGTCTGGCGATCACCAGCCGCGGTGTCCGGGTGATCGAGTTCAACGCCCGTTTCGGTGACCCGGAGACCCAGGTCGTGCTGGCCCGGCTGAAGACCCCGCTGGCCGGTGTCCTGCTCGCCGCCGCGAACGGCACCCTCGCCGATCTGCCGCCCCTGCGCTGGAGCGAGGACGCGGCCGTTACCGTCGTCGTCGCCTCGCACAACTACCCCGGCACCCCCCGCACCGGTGACCCCATCACCGGTCTGGACGAGGTGACCGCCGAGGACGCCCCGCACGCGTACGTCCTGCACGCCGGGACGAAGCGGAACGGCGACGCGGTCGTCAGCGCGGGCGGGCGGGTGCTGTCCGTCACCGCCACCGGCAAGGACCTGACCGAGGCGCGCGAGCGGGCGTACCGGGCGGTGGGCCGGATCCGTCTGGACGGCTCCCAGCACCGCACCGACATCGCCGCGAAGGCGGCGCAGGCCGCGCCGGCGGCAACCGCCTGACCTGCCCTCTCCTGATCCAGGCCCCGGACCTCCGAATCCGGGGCCTGATCTTTGCTGTCTGTCACCCACCTCTGACCAAAGCCATTCCATCGAGTGAGCAATCAGCTATACGGCTGACGAGGGCCGGAGCCCCAACTAGGGTGCCGCGCAAGCGTTCCGGCACTTGGCCCACCGGCATTGCGATGTCAGTGGCGGGTGCCACAGTGGGGGAGTGAGCACCACCAGGACAGCACGGCTTCGGCGGCGAGGGGGTGAGGGCGGGACGTGACCGGAATCGGTGCAGAGGCGGGCGCGCAGGCCGCGCGCTCCCGAGCCCTCGCCGTACTGCGGGTCCGCGGCCGGGCGCTGGCCGTGGCCCTGCTGCCCGCGGCTGCCACGGTGATCCTGCTGACCGGGGGCTCCACCGGCCACTTCGTCGGCCCGGGCTGGGACACCGCCCGCTGGGCCGTGGGCGTGCTCGCCGTGCTGGCGCTGCTGGCCGCGGCCGGTGTCGCCCTGGTCGTGGCCCGGGCCCGCCCCGCCGTCGTCCCGACGGTCCCGATCCCCGAGGAGTCCGCCCCGGATCTGTACCGGATGGTGCGCGACCTCGCCGAGCGGCTGGACGTGCCGGCGCCCTCGGCCATAGCGCTCACCCCGGACTGCGACAGCTGGCTGGAGGACCGCACGCACCCGGCCCACAGCCCACCGCCGCGCCCCGGGCCCGACGAGATAGCGGGCCCCGGCCGCCGCCGCGTCCCCGTCGCGCCGGTGCTCGTCATCGGCTCCCCGTTCCTGTGGTGGATGCGCGTCGGCGAGCTCCGCGCGGTCCTCGCCCCGGTCATCGCCGGTACGGGCCCCTCGGCGCACCCGGACATAGCCGCCGCCCGGCGCTTCGTGCGCGGCCTGGACGCGGCCGTCGCGGTCGCCTCGACACCGGGCCGCTGTCCGCTGACCCGCGGCGGCTGCGCGGCCCTCGGCTGGGTGGTCCGGCTGCTGCTGCGCGGCTGCCGGGAGCACGCGACGCAGATGGAGCGCGGGGTCGCCGCGGCGGCGGCCGAGCGGGCCCAGGCCGTGGACTACGGCCTGCGGATCGTCGCCCAGGAGCAGGTCGGCCTCGCCTACGCCGGCTGGGACCGGCTGCTGACCAGGGTCGCGCTGCCCGCCTGGCGCATGGGCCGCTGGCCCGCCCGGCTGGACGCGGGCGTGGTGGCGGCGCTCACCGAGCTGTCCCGGCGCGACCGACTGGCCGAGGGCTTCACCTCCCGGCTCGGCGAGCGGCCCGCCTGTGACCTGCTGGAGGAGCCCGGCGCGGTGGACGAGGCCGCCTCGCTGCTCGCCGCACGCCTCTTCCACGGCGGCCCCGCGGAGTCCGGCCCGGACTGGGCACCGGTGGACTGGCAGGCGTATCCGGAGGAGGTCGTGGACCGCACCTGGCGTGCCGGCGCGGCCCGTCTGCACCGCGTCCTGGACTCCCTCGGCGTACGCCCCTCCCGCGACCCGGGCGGCCCCACCCTGACCCGAGTCCTGGACCACCTGACCGAGCCCGCGACAGCCCCGAAGGACCACTCGCAAGCCGCCGACGGCGAGAACCCCACCCAGAGGCCACCCGCACCCGACGACGACGACCGCACAGGTGGTGCGAGTGGTGCAGGTGGCAGCCCAATCCCCGCCGAAGTCGAAGCCGAGGCGGACGCCTCCCACGCTGAAGCACCGCAGGCAACCCGCGAACCCGAGGCGGACGCCTCCCGCGCCGAAGCACCGCAGGCAACCCGCGAAGCCGGGGCGGGACCGGTGCCCGACGACCCCGGCACGGAGCGCAGCGCCGCCCTCGCCGCAGGGCTGAGTGCCGAGCTGGCTCGTGAGGAGGCCGCCGTGCCGAGAGCCGGGGCGACGGCTACCGGCCAGAGTCCCGAGCGCGGCCTGTGGGACGACGGCGGACTGCCGCTCTTCCCGCTGCAGCCCCCGCGCACCGCCCGCGACCTGCTCACCGAGCACGTCACGGCGATGGTGTGCTGCGCGGCGGTCGACACGGCCGGCGCGGTCCCCGCCCTGGACTGGCTGGACGGTCCCGCCCTGCTGCTCGGCGGTGAGCGCGCCGCCGACCTCGCGCCCAAGGTGCTCAGCCTGATCGAGGAGGGCGACCCGGGCCCGCTGCGGGACTGGCTGGCCGCGTCCGGGATACGTCCCGAGAAGCCGGTACGGCTCGTTTGACGCAGGCTCCGTCCTCTCGCTCAACGGGAGCTCCGTCTTCCACTTCAGGTCAATTCGCAACGACTAGTGACCGAGCCCGTGCGTTATGTGATGTGCTGGGAGCGACCACGCACCTGGCAAAGGCGTGCGACATACGACAGCACTGCCGAGCACAGCGAGCAGCGCGCGTTCCACTGAGCACAGCGAGTACCACCGAGCACCGCTGGCACCACCGAGACAGGACGACACGGGGGCTGAGGGAGGGGAGCGACCATGGGCTCGGACCACATTCGCCGCTGGGAGTCCGGAGCGCTCGCACACGCCGTGACCGACCCCTTCGGCCAGGGCCCGGTGCCCTGGCTGCGCGGCACCGAGACCTACTTCGACGACACCGGTCATGTCGTGCCCTGGTACGTCGACCCGAGCCCGCAGCAGCTCGCCGACGGCAGGCGCCGGGTGCCCGCGCCGCGTTCGGGCGACACCGGACCCCGCTCGGCCGACGACGTGCACCGCCAGATCAAGGGCTTCACCTCCACCGGCGCGGTCGCGCCCGGCCAGGCGATCGACTTCCACATCACGGTCGACCCGCCTCAGGAGTTCAGCGTCGACATCTACCGGATCGGCCACTACGGCGGCGACGGAGCCGCCCAGATCACCACCAGCCCGCGCCTGTCCGGCATCGTCCAGCTCCCGCCGCTCGCCGCCGACCGTACGGTCTCCTGCCACCACTGGTGGCTGTCCTGGCGGCTGCAGGTCCCCCCGCACTGGCGCATCGGCGCCTATGTGGCCGTCCTCACCACCGCCGACGGCTACCGCTCCCATGTGCCGTTCACGGTCCGCGACGACCACCCCGCCGACCTCCTCCTGCTGCTGCCGGACATCACCTGGCAGGCGTACAACCTGTATCCCGAGGACGGCCGTACCGGCGCCAGTCTTTATCACGCCTGGGACGAGAAGGGCCGGCTGCTCGGCGAGGCGGACGCGGCGACCACGGTCTCCTTCGACCGCCCCTACGCGGGCGCGGGCCTGCCCCTGCATGTCGGCCACGCCTACGACTTCATCCGCTGGGCCGAGCGCTACGGCTACGACCTCGCCTATGCCGACGCCCGCGATCTGCACGCGGGCCGTGTCGACCCCGGCCGCTACCGGGGCCTGGTCTTCCCCGGCCACGACGAGTACTGGTCGGTGCCGATGCGCCGGGCCGTCGAGGACGCCCGGGACCGCGGCACCTCGCTGGTCTTCCTCTCCGCCAACACCATGTACTGGCAGGTGGACTTGGGCCCGTCCCCGTCCGGCGTCCCGAACCGGCTGCTGACCTGCCGCAAGCGCAAGGGCCCCGGAAAGCCGGTGCTGTGGCGCGAGATCGACCGGCCCGAGCAGCAGCTGGTCGGCATCCAGTACGCGGGCCGGGTGCCCGAGCCGCACCCGCTGATCGTCCGCAACGCCGGCCACTGGCTGTGGGAGGCGACCGGCGCCCACGAGGGAGACGAGATCGAGGGCCTGGTCGCCGGCGAGGCCGACCGGTACTTCCCGCGCACCGCGCTGCCCGTGCACGAGGAGCGCATCCTGCTCGCCCACTCCCCCTACACCGACACCGAGGGCGCCCTGCGCCACCAGGAGACCTCCCTGTACCGCGCCCCCTCCGGCGCCTGGGTCTTCGCCTCCGGCACCTTCGCCTGGTCCCCGGCCCTGGACCGCCCCGGCCATGTGGACCCCCGCATCCAGCGCGCCACGGCGAACCTCCTCGACCGCATCTGCAAACGCGACTGAGCCACCTGATCGACCCGCCCGACCGACCCCCCGAACGCAGTGGACCACCGCATACGGGAGAATCGAGGCACTTGGACAGAACCACGGGGAGGAACCGTGTCCGGATTCGTAGAAAAGCCCGAGCCGATCCAGGTTCCGGGCCTGGTGCACCTGCACACCGGAAAGGTGCGCGAGCTGTACCAGAACGAGGCGGGCGACCTCGTGATGGTCGCCAGCGACCGCATGTCCGCCTACGACTGGGTGCTGCCCACGGAGATCCCCGACAAGGGCCGCGTCCTCACCCAGCTCTCCCTGTGGTGGTTCGAGCAGCTGCGGGATCTGGTCCCGAACCACGTCATCAGCACCGAGGTGCCCGAGGGCGCCCCCGCCGACTGGGCGGGCCGCACCCTGGTCTGCAAGTCCCTGAAGATGGTCCCGGTCGAGTGCGTGGCCCGCGGCTACCTCACCGGCTCGGGCCTGCTGGAGTACAACGAGTCCCGTACGGTCTGCGGCCTCGCCCTCCCCGAAGGCCTGGTCGACGGCTCGGAACTCCCCGCCCCGATCTTCACCCCGGCCACCAAGGCCGAGGTCGGCGAGCACGACGAGAACGTCTCCTACGAGGAGGTCGCCCGCCAGGTCGGCGCCGAGACCGCCGCCCAGCTGCGCCAGGCCACCCTCGCCGTGTACGCGCGCGCCCGGGACATCGCCCGCGACCGGGGGATCGTCCTCGCGGACACCAAGTTCGAGTTCGGCTTCGACGGGGACACCCTCGTCCTCGCCGACGAGGTCCTCACCCCGGACTCCTCCCGTTTCTGGCCGGCCGACCAGTGGCAGCCGGGCCGCGCCCAGGCGTCGTACGACAAGCAGTTCGTCCGAGACTGGCTGACCTCGGCCGCGTCGGGCTGGGACCGCAAGAGCGAGCAGCCCCCGCCGGCGCTGCCCGAGGAGGTCGTCCAGCAGACCCGGCAGAAGTACGTGGAGGCCTACGAGCGCCTCACGGGCCTCGGCTGGAGCTAGCGGAACGGAAAAACCCCGGTCCAGTGGACCGGGGTCTTCTTCATGGAGCGGACGACGAGGCTCGAACTCGCGACCTCAACCTTGGCAAGGTTGCGCTCTACCAACTGAGCTACGTCCGCACTGCGCTGCTGCGCGAGAGCAACTATACCCAACCTCGCTCCCGTGCGAGACGCACCGCCGCATGCCGGTTCTCCGCACCGAGCTTCGTGACGGCCGAGGAGAGGTAGTTCCGCACGGTCCCCGGGGACAGCGCGGCCCGTTCGGCGATCTCCGCGACGGGCGCCCCGTCGGCCGCCAGCTCCAGCACCTCGGCCTCCCGCAGGGTCAGCGGGGAGTCCCCGGCGGAGATCGCGTCGGCGGCCAACTCGGGATCGACGTAACGGTTTCCGGCGTGCACGGTGCGGATGATCTCGGCGAGCCGCTGGGCGCTGACGGTCTTCGGGACGAACCCGCGCACACCGGCCGCGAGGGCTCGTTTCAGGTGGCCGGGCCGTCCGTGACCGGTGACGATCAGCACCTGGCAGCCGGGCAGTTCGGTCCGCAGGGATGTGGCGACCTTCACACCGTCGGCGCCCGGCATCTGGAGATCCAGTACGGCCACATCGGGTTCATGGGCCCGCGCCATCGCCAGCGCCTCGGGTCCGCTGGCCGCCTCGGCGACGACGAGGAGATCGTCCTCCAGCGAGAGCAGCGCGGCCAGCGCGCCCCGGATCAGATGCTCGTCGTCGGCGAGCAACAGCCGTACCGGAGTGCTCATGACGTGACTTCACTCACTTTCTGCCCCAATGGCACCTCGGCCACCAACCGGAACCGGTCCCCGGCGACGGCCCCCGCCTCCAGCGTCCCGGCCACGACGGCCAGCCGTTCCCGCAATCCGGCGAGCCCGGAACCCCCACCCCCGTGAGGGGTTCCGGTCACCCCGTCGTTCTCCACCGTCAGCACCACCCGCTCCTCCAGCACCCGCAGGCACAGCGTGCAGCGCCCCGCGTCCCCGTGCCGCAGCACGTTGGTGGTGGCCTCGCGCACCACCCAGCCGAGCGCGGACTGCACGTCGGCGGGCAGCCCCGCGGTCTCCGCGCTGACCTCGCAGGCGATCCCTGCAGCCGTCAACACGCCCTGCGCGCCGGTGAGTTCGGCCCCGAGATCGGCCTCCCGGTAGCCGCGTACGACGGCCCGTACCTCGCGCTGGGACTCCTGCGCGATCCGCTGCACCTCGATCATCTGCTCCACGGCCTCCGGCCGCCCGCGCCGGGCCAGTTGCACCGCCAGCTCGCTCTTGAGCGAGATCACGGACAGGTTCCGGCCCAGCACGTCGTGCAGATCCCGGCCGAACCGCAGCCGCTCCTCGGCGACGGCGAGCCGAGCCTCCACCTCACGGGCCCGCTCCGCCTCCCACAGCACGGAGAGCGTCCAGGCGCCGCAGCGGCCCGCGAGCAGCGCGAAGAGCACCTGGAAGACGGCCGTCGCCGCGGTCGCCACCAGGCCGGGGCCGTCGTGATCGGCGATCCCGACGGCGGCCGTGAGCAGGACCGTGAACCCCGCCGACCGGCGCAGGAACACCCGGACCGGCACCGTGAGCCCGTACAGCAGCCCGAACGGCAGCGCGACACCGCCGATGGCGAACCGGACCGCCATCGGAGCGGCCGCGTCCGTCGCGGCGATCGCCACGATCAGCCCCAGCGCGAGCCCCAGCAGGACGGCCGGCGCGCGGTGTGTGCCGGCCGGCAGCGCGGCACGCCCGAGGTAGTGGTCGAGCACCCGCCTCATCAGCCGGTTCGACACGGCGCACTGCACGGCCCCCACGAGGACGAGCAGAGCGCCGAGGGCGACCGCCACGGGCCGGTGGGCGATCCCGCCGACCAGCGGCAGCGACAGCCAGGAGAGCATCGTGAACCAGATCGTGCAGTGCCAGGTGAGGAGGCTGAACAGCTCGACCCGCTCGGCCTTGCTGCGCTCCCCCCAGTGCCGCTGCTGCCACCGCCGTATCCGGCCCACCATGTGTTCCCCCGTGCCTCACGTGCCTCAGCGCCGCGGTTCCCACCGGAACCGCCGCCGTACAGCAAACACCGCGAGGATGATCCAGGCCAGCGCGGTCGTGAGGGCGCCGAGGGCTTCGTACGCGCTCATCTGGCCGGTCCAGCCGGCGCGGACGAGCCGGACCGCCGGGGACAGCGGGAGCAGTTCGCAAACGCTGGCCAGCTTGTCGGGCATGATCTCCGTCGGGAATGTGATCCCGGAGCCGAGCATCGACACGAACATCAGGGGCAGCGCGGTGACCTGGGCACTCTCCACGGTCCGGGTGAAGGACGCGGTGAGCGCGGCGAGCGCGGCACTGACCAGGTAACCGGCCACCAGCCCGGGGAGGATGAGATACGGCGCCCTGGGCGCGCCGGTGTGCAGCAGGACCGCGCACCCGACGCACAGCACCAGCGCCTGGGCCAGGCCGATGACGAGCGCGGGCAGCGCGGTGCCGGTGAGGATCTCCGTGTCGGACAGCTCACCGGTGCGCAGCCGCTTGAGGACGAGTTCCTCGCGGCGGGCGACGTAGGCGTTGACCAGCGAGGTGTACACGGCGAAGAGGAAGGAGAACCCGATCGCGGCCGTCAGCAGGGTGGTGCCGATCGTCAGTCCCTGCTTCTTCAGATCCACCTGGTCCATGGCCGGCCGTATGGTGAACGGCAGCAGGAGCGGCACGGCCAGCGCGGTGAAGACGACCCCGCGGTTGCGGCCCAGAAGGGTGAGTTCGGCCCGCCCCAGCGCCCACAGCCGCCGGCCCGCCGACGTCCCCCCGCCGCGCTCGGTCCCCCGCACGCCGCTCACCCCACGGCTCTCCACCCTCACTCCGGCCCCGCTCATGCCGCCACCCCCTGTGTCTGTTCGCGTGCGATCCCCAGGAACGCCTCCTCCAGGGAGGCGGAGCGCACATCCAGGCGGCGCAGTTCGATCCCGGTGCGCTCGGCCCAGGCCAGTACGCCGGTCGCGGTCCGCTGCAACTGGGTCGTGCGCAGCCGTACGACCCCGCCGTCGCTCTCGTGGCCGCAGACCCCGAGGTCGGCGAGCGGCGGAAGGTCGCCGAGGAAGTAGCCGTCGGGCAGTTCGAAGGACATCCGGGACGGCTGCCCCGCGGTGACCTCGGCCGGGGTTCCCGAGACGGCGATCCGGCCCTCGTGCAGGATGGCGAGCCGGTCGGCGAGCCCCTCGGCCTCCTCCAGGTAATGGGTGGTGAGCAGCACGGTCGTGCCCGCGTCGCGCAGGGCCCGCACCAACTCCCAGGTGTCCCGGCGGCCTTGCGCGTCGAGCCCGGTCGTCGGCTCGTCGAGGAAGAGCACCTCGGGGTCGCCGAGCAGGGCGAGCGCCAGATCGAGCCGCCGCCGCTCGCCGCCGGACAACTGCTTGACCCGCACCTCGTGCCGTTCCGTGAGCCCGACCAGCCCCAATACCTCGGACTCGGGCCGGGCCCCGCCGGTGCAGCCGGCCCACATCCGGGCGGTCTCGGCGACGGTCAGCTCGGCCGGGAAGCCGCCCTCCTGGAGCATCACTCCGGTGCGGGGCCGTACGGCGGCCCGCTCGCGGTACGGGTCGTGGCCGAGGATCCTGATCCGGCCCTCGGCGGGTGCGGCGAGGCCCTCCAGCAGTTCGACCGTCGACGTCTTGCCCGCTCCGTTCGTGCCGAGCAGGGCGAAGATCTCCCCACGGGCCACGGAGAAGGTGATTCCGCGTACGGCCTCGAACCCGCCCCCGTAGACACGCCTGAGATCGGTGACCTCAATCACGTCTTCGTGTTCGTCGTAGTGCATGAACCCAGCGTCCCGGCGGCCGCGGCGGGTCGGCAGTGCGCGATGTCATCGCCCGGCATGACAAATGTCAGAGAAGGGCGGGGCACACGAAAAGACCCCGGTCCAGTGGACCGGGGTCTCTTTCATGGAGCGGACGACGAGGCTCGAACTCGCGACCTCAACCTTGGCAAGGTTGCGCTCTACCAACTGAGCTACGTCCGCACTGCTCCCGACCGGCTCCCACCGATCGGTGCGAGCACCAGCCTACCTGATCCACGAGAGTGGTTCTGACCGGTGCCAGAGCGGGTGACAGGAATCGCACACTGCGCCTTCCCCCTGGAAGGGGGATGTTCTGCTACTGAACTACACCCGCACGGTCCTCGGGGTTGTGGCCTTTCGGCCTCGCCCCTCGGCGTGTCCCAGACATTAGCTGATCAGCAGGGGGGTAGCGCAAGTCGGCTCCCGCACGGCCTCGTAGGCGCCCCTCGCCGGTCAAGTGCACGGTCCTCAGGGTCCACTGACGGACCCTGAGGACCGCCCCTTCGCGGGCTTCACTGCGCGGGCGCTACCGCGCGGCACTGAAGGCCTCGTAGACCTTCTTGGGGATGCGGCCGCGGGCCGGGACGTCCATCTTGTTGGCCTGGGCCCAGGCGCGGACGGCCGCCGGGTCGGGGGCGACCTCGGTCTGCTTGTACGCCTTGCCGGACCGCGACCGCTTGCGGCCGGCCTCGACGTAGGGCGCGAGCGCCTTGCGCAGTTTCTTGGCGTTGGTTGAGTTCAGGTCGATCTCGTACGACTTGCCGTCGAGTCCGAAGGCGATCGTTTCCGCCGCTTCCGAGCCGTCGATGTCGTCAAAGAGAGTGACCACGACCTTTTGCGCCACGAATATCGGTCCCTTCGTGCGGCACGTCGATACAGCTCACGGCGATGACGTGCCGAGTATCGGCTATTGCCAATTCATTTGTACAGTGCCCGGCAATCCAAAGTGAAGCCCGACTAAATCCGCCCGCGTGTCCGAACACAATAGGCGGACCGGGCGGACCGTGGAACTTTCCCAGAACTTTTCGTGGCCGCACGGGTTCGACACCGGATCGTGATGCGCCTCACGTACTTTCCTCCAACTCTACCCGCGTAGAAATTTTGTGCGGGTAGTCTGAAGGAACCTGCTCAGCACCACACACCGGGAGTGCCAGTGGCACGCGTCGTAGTCGACGTCATGCTCAAGCCGGAGATCCTCGACCCCCAGGGCCAGGCGGTCCAGCGTGCGCTGCCGCGCCTGGGTTTCGAGGGGATCTCGGACGTACGTCAGGGAAAGCGTTTCGAGCTTCAAGTTGACGGGCCGGTCGACGAGGCCGCGCTCGCCCGCATCCACGATCTTGCGGAATCCTTCCTCGCGAACACCGTGATCGAGGACTTCACCGTCAAGGTGGAAGAGGCGGCGGAAGTCGCGGAGGCGGCCAAGTGACCGCTCGTATTGGCGTCGTCACTTTCCCGGGCAGCCTCGACGACCGGGACACCCAGCGCGCGATCCGCCTGGCCGGCGCCGAACCCGTCGCCCTGTGGCACAAGGACAAGAACCTGCACCAGGTCGACGCCGTCGTCCTCCCCGGCGGTTTCTCCTACGGCGACTATCTGCGCGCCGGTGCCATCTCCCGGTTCTCACCGGTGATGGAGACCGTCATCGAGCAGGCGAAGTCCGGCCTCCCCGTCCTCGGTATCTGCAACGGCTTCCAGGTCCTCACCGAGGCCCATCTCCTCCCGGGCGCGATGCTCGGCAACGACCACCTCCACTTCATCTGCCGCGACCAGAAGCTGCGGGTGGAGAACGCGGAGACCGCCTGGACCGGTGACT contains:
- a CDS encoding ABC transporter ATP-binding protein; amino-acid sequence: MHYDEHEDVIEVTDLRRVYGGGFEAVRGITFSVARGEIFALLGTNGAGKTSTVELLEGLAAPAEGRIRILGHDPYRERAAVRPRTGVMLQEGGFPAELTVAETARMWAGCTGGARPESEVLGLVGLTERHEVRVKQLSGGERRRLDLALALLGDPEVLFLDEPTTGLDAQGRRDTWELVRALRDAGTTVLLTTHYLEEAEGLADRLAILHEGRIAVSGTPAEVTAGQPSRMSFELPDGYFLGDLPPLADLGVCGHESDGGVVRLRTTQLQRTATGVLAWAERTGIELRRLDVRSASLEEAFLGIAREQTQGVAA
- a CDS encoding Lsr2 family protein translates to MAQKVVVTLFDDIDGSEAAETIAFGLDGKSYEIDLNSTNAKKLRKALAPYVEAGRKRSRSGKAYKQTEVAPDPAAVRAWAQANKMDVPARGRIPKKVYEAFSAAR
- the purS gene encoding phosphoribosylformylglycinamidine synthase subunit PurS, with translation MARVVVDVMLKPEILDPQGQAVQRALPRLGFEGISDVRQGKRFELQVDGPVDEAALARIHDLAESFLANTVIEDFTVKVEEAAEVAEAAK
- the purQ gene encoding phosphoribosylformylglycinamidine synthase subunit PurQ, producing MTARIGVVTFPGSLDDRDTQRAIRLAGAEPVALWHKDKNLHQVDAVVLPGGFSYGDYLRAGAISRFSPVMETVIEQAKSGLPVLGICNGFQVLTEAHLLPGAMLGNDHLHFICRDQKLRVENAETAWTGDYRAGQEIHIPLKNMDGRYVADAYTLDKLEAEGRVVFRYLDFNPNGSLRDIAGITNEAGNVVGLMPHPEHAVEPLIGTGRTDGLPFFTSILKKLVNA